From the genome of Ptychodera flava strain L36383 chromosome 13, AS_Pfla_20210202, whole genome shotgun sequence:
GTTCCGCTGATAGCCGTTTTGTCATTGAGAATCTGAAAATCAAATAACTGTCCTTttttaataaaacaaaacatggtTTACACAAAACGGCAGTTCTTACCTTGCGATGAGATTTGCCATTTGCTTCTACGCCGTTCGCAACTACTTCCGTCATCGTCTCATATCAGCAAAACTTAAAACTTACGTAACTAGTCGAGAAACTTCTCAGATGGGTATCGCGTTTGTTGTCCTCCAAGAGCGTCGTCGACGACTACTCCACTTCTGTTGAACTACGTAGCAGGGCTTCACTGGAAAACGCCCTGAGAAtaattttgtgacgtcacatATCAGGGTCAGTATACCCTCTTTCTAGCAATCATTTCTAGCTCATTGTGTATCTGGTATAGATAAACGACATGGCTGCTTAATtgatttaataacattttaatcaaGTGAAGGGAATTAACATTGAGCAAACGTTTTGTAATCGAATGTTACGACTTACGTTAAAAAATATACCGAGAAAGAGGATAGTATCTTGCGCCCTCAACGTTGACCTTTCTGGAAAAGACAAAAGGTGGTGGCGGTACGCATTCACACATGTTCTGTTTCCAATTTCACATTTAGGCATGCGGACGTCGTGACACTCCGTATTTTGTCAGTTAATTAATAGTAACCACTggtcttttaaaaaaaatgtcaaccGCTAGAAGGAGGAAAGGCGAAGCTAACACGTCACTTGGCACAGCACCGTCCGTTTGGCAGAGGGCGTTTTCGTCAAAATCGGAATGGAACGACAAAGTGAGTCAGATTGTTGTCTAGTCTGTACTCAACTATAGAGGTATTTCCTCCTTGCCTCCATGACTCAACATACGATTTCATCAATTGCATATGACCTATTCTATAATGCTTAAGTCGTCATAACTAACAACATTCATATATTTGCATGAAATTGTCACACGTGAACTGTTTAAAATACCTTCTATTGATCAAGGAACCCCTAATAGAATTTTTAAGAGGTTTACCAAAACTACTCCGTGTGCACTATGACTAGTATGAGTTCTCTCAGCACTGCATACAGTAGCTCTTTCCAGCTGGTGCACGTGTAGTCGTATCTTCAAAACCTAGATTGCAATCATTTATAAGACAACGTGTCATTCCATATAAATCATAACTGGTCAAAGTATAATTGCTTATCATTCATAATCGAGGGCTATTGTTCTGTGCTGTAAGCATCATATCCCCTGAGCTATGGGAGTGTGGGTAGTGTAAGTACATGGTTATTTGCTCATCGAGGTGGAgcgactacctccatggttagctATAGTGATTTCACAATCTGTAGCAAGCTGCTAATGGCCAGCCACAAAACAAATCAGGTCATACAACCGCTACAACTATTGTGGCTTGTCTGTGGTGACCATGATAAAACCAACATTCCAAATAATTTACAAGTCACTGGATGTGTTTCCTGAACCAGTGTATGTTTAAGCTTTCTGAATGAAGTGTCCCTACTATCTTTTATGCTGTGTTCAGCGCAGCTAAAAACACGTGCatcttcattcatttatttatttgtttatttatttatcgattgattgatttatttgttttaagACAAGCTCAGATAGTTCAAAAACGTAAACAGGAATTTgtttattgaaaaaaacaaactatgGAATACCATTTAGCAAAATATAAGAAAGCTAGGAGAATCTTTCAAAAACCGAGCAAGATGCATCCTTCTAAAAATTTCAACAGTAAGTGCCACTTTAAACAAAGTTTTCATTCATTCTAGTTGAATGAAGAATCTAAGAATGGTAAGCAgtatgatgataataataaattaatatattcTTAAAGAAAGTCCTTGGGATGATTTAATGAAGGGTAACTCTAAACATGTCATGTATGAACTGTACATTAATAAAACATTTGTGTAAACACTCCTGAAAAATGGTTTTCAATTGTTCTAGCAAGATCTATGCAATTGCAAAACTTGCagattttcactgacttgaCCTGAAAGTGAGTTTCTTGTTGAAGGATGTCACCGTTATCTTGTAGGTACTTGTATGTTTGCGCTGTTTGTGAATGATTGGACCTTATGAACTCttatattttcttttctgtaCACTGTAGGATGAGTTTTTAGATGTTGTGTATTGGATGAAACAGATTTTATCAATCCTGGTTGGAGCAATATGGGGCTTCATTCCATTGACTGGTATCATTGGAATAGGACTGTAAGTACCCAGTAatgaaggtagtatgcgcctcaatagtgaaagacttaacttttgtcaaatattcctctataaaactttcaaccattctctctccAAATAAAGAATGAAAGTCAGGGGTCACTATGCAAAGTTCTGAACAAGGGAAACAACTTAcctaaggggccgtcgataataaaagctgacgtaCGACAAACATAATTCTTTCGGTTGGGGAtggggagggggtaaaagctcatttcgttttgtgtgcgtcaaaatagCATAAGgatttttgtctattgttttcgaagtgcaaCTTTGCAGTGAGAACGCAATACTACCTTTGcattcatcgagaacagaattACCACAAAATATGGAGgcagaaaagacaacgaaaagacataaatgtgaaataaagctTGTGTGCTTTTTCaatgtgaaaaatgtacatgaaacattttcctacatgcgaaatacattaaaatgttctgtgtctTTTGAGAACACAAtactaccttcgcgttcatcgagaacagaattACCACAAAATATGGAGgcagaaaagacaacgaaaagacataaatgtgaaataaagctTGTGTGCTTTTTCaatgtgaaaaatgtacatgaaacattttcctacatgcgaaatacattaaaatgttctgtgtctTTTGAGAACGCAATgctaccttcgcgttcatcgagaacagaattACCACAAAATATGGAGACAGAAAAGGCAACGAaaagacataaatgtgaaataaagcttgtatgctttttcaatgtgaaaaatgtacatgaaacattttcctacatgcaaaatacattaaaatgttctgtgtcttaaaaagtgaaacgtgTAAAGTGAaagtttattaattaatgtgcacttcaggtattttttcatgggcgtgcaGATTGGAGAGGTGcatgtgggtttgtcagaaacggcagcATAATACCAAATTGATTTTGCAtaagaattttcattttgaggggggagggagggggtttcaagtaaaaggaaggaattacgtttcctgtgcgtcagcttttattatcaacGGCCCCTAACATTTTCTGATATCTAAAATTGCAAACTccaagggaaaaaataaaactaaaattttcaaaaaactaaatcTGTTAACATTTTTCCTATTCCGCAAACTTAATGAGCccttacaagtggtagattggaaaaagaattgtaaaagtttgaaactcTGAATATCATGTTTTCTGACACTTGATTTAATTGACATTACTTTCTGAACCGTTACCACTGGTTTTACAACATCTGTAGAAACTTGAATCCTCAACCTTTAACACACTGTGATACCACCCCCTCTTTtgaatgacaaaactatacaccACTTCTTATTTCTTTACCCAGATTTGGGGCAGTGAATACTGTTGTCACATATATCTACacaatgacatttcaaaaaatagatGAAGATGAGTACGGAGGAATTTGGGAAATCATCAAAGAAGGCTTCATGTCGTCATTTGCCATGTTCTTGGTGAGTATCAGACAGTGTCTGCCAAACTTAAGTGCAAATATTTACTCAACACGTGCTTGTTCTATGGACAGACATTTCATGCACAAACACTGAACAAGCTGGCATGACATATTACACAAAGACCTGTCCTTATTATTCGTTGGAATTTCAAACAAAGTCACTTTGTGCAAGGTAttcaacaaaatttaaaaatatgttcTTGGATTTACTATTTATATGATATATACtgacaggtacatgtatgtatagcAGATTCAGTAATTAAAACAAAGTCCCATACCTCTTGTGTAAGCCATAGTAAACAATGAAATGCAAATCTCTATATACAATAGCATAATTTCTGAAGTCTGTCATggtattttgtttaatttgatattacatATACACTTTTATCAAAGAAACTTGATGTTTTTCTCCATGTAGGTCTGTCCTATGTACTTTTTATGAGGTCTATCATTAAggggccatggataattaaaGCATGCGCATGGTCAACGCAACTGAGTGTATTTGGGCTCAAAACCACTCCCCCCATCCCCCTGAAAGTTTGGAAATGCAAAAATCCAACCCAGTCCTATTTTGTATCATACCTACAATTGGTAATTACGTCGCTATATGAACATATAGTGTATTCAATTTGGTTCAAAGCCACAATAGACAGCATCCAGTCACCTGGCAGAGAAGTAAAAGACACAACTGCTTGGCCAAATCACTCATGCAAACGCTCCCACCACCCGTGGCATACTCCCTCAAtaaatcaatctttgttcagcCCCAACTCGACAATGACGCAATTAAATGAagtgaaacagtgtatccaaaatgattgttattTTGCACCGTGCACTGAACCATCTGTTTATCAAAAGAACGGCATAGCACTGATGccgtactggcctggtacaTGCCCAACAATACAgcaatattttgcgatacagtaAAACGTGGAGTGAGATGTTGCAATATAAAAacttgtagtgcgatttttgcaCACAGTAATTTAAATACAGCCACACCCCCTACCCCCTAAAAGCGGAAGTTGCTTTTTTCCATGTGCGTGTATTAATTAATCATGGACCCTACGcaaacaatgaaaaataaatcattaCCATTTATTCTGTATCTTGTCTCTTCAGATCACAAACTTTCAGTTTTGTACGAATCTGAAGTGAATGTATTCTTGCTGATGTATTAAAATCTAAATTTAAAAGAGTTCCAGAATTTTTATCCtgtacttttacaatatttgaaattgtacCTTTTAATGATATGTCATTTTGTCGTCATATGTTCAAGGGTTGTAGTGACATAATAAGCAAGATATGATTTTGACCACCCACAATACAATAAATTATGCCATATAAAGCAGGTAGAGGAAAGCACACATACATTTCTTGTCGAAGCATCTGcaaatacattttg
Proteins encoded in this window:
- the LOC139148186 gene encoding GEL complex subunit OPTI-like encodes the protein MSTARRRKGEANTSLGTAPSVWQRAFSSKSEWNDKDEFLDVVYWMKQILSILVGAIWGFIPLTGIIGIGLFGAVNTVVTYIYTMTFQKIDEDEYGGIWEIIKEGFMSSFAMFLVAWIFVYSALHFD